A window of Cydia amplana chromosome 16, ilCydAmpl1.1, whole genome shotgun sequence genomic DNA:
GTCAGCTTGGGTTTTAGACTGTACAGTCACTTCTTATAATATTTTGGACGATGAAgcgtcaaaaaatatttaacacaaTTAACCTTTACTTTATTTCAAGTATTTGTGTTGACGTAGTAGCCTGTCGCATATGTAATATTGTACTTATGACTGAACTTTTCATGATAGGTAATCCAAAATTCGAAggaatataaataggtactttgaaatacctataggtaatatgTGAATATCATAACGTCTCTTGAAAGTCTCTTATTAACATCCAAATAActcttttagattttttaagtatACTCGGctacaaatatttataatttgtacaTTGAAGAGGCAACTAAAACAATCAGTGAACTTATTTAGTCATCATGTTTGATAATATCTTTGATGATATTGAGCTGACTGTACTGTCTCACTTACTCAGATATAATAAACTACAAAACAGTCATAttagatcatttaggtaaaggCAGTTTGCGTGTGAAATAACCAAATAAATCAGGTTTCTGGTGCGTTTCGTAGTGTCGACACATAGGTTGACCAAAATTATTCtactagtctgtgcggaaaaagaagagtcgtggaatgtatggggcccaatatattccacgactcttctctttccgcacataatCTAGCAGTATAGGTAGTTCCcttaatgtttatatttgtgcgACGGCTCACACTGCAATGCTTGCCTTAATCCCACCACGGGCCTGTACGAGTATATGACCAATACAGTATGTTAGGCAACCAAACATGGCACGATTATCGGGATTGACGTTTCCAGGAAAATAACCAGCAAAATTTGTCGGATATCTTTTATTACAATATCAGTCTATGTTgtgaaaatacaataaataatgctTCCACGCAGTTAAGCGGGTGAACAAATTAATTTGCCAATTTAAGAAaatcatttagatttttaaaaggACCTATCGACAACAGATGAGGCATAGGCAACATACGATCTTCTAATGCGAGATTTTAGGTCAATCTCCATTTATTTGGATTAAGGGCCTAAATTCAATCTTTTTTGGAGATCGTAGCAGACTTCCTATTCTAACTTATCCTAAGTTTTTTAAACTACGTTTAGCTCTCAATGAACTTGTTGAAGTTGGCAATGTATTTGCCGGTCGGGTCGTTCTTCTTGACGAGCTCGTCCCACTGCCTGGGGTGTCGCGTCTGGATCGCTTTAATCACCTTCTTGATATTGCCTTTCTGTTTCTCTGTGCATTTGGCGCACGTAGTCTCTACGGCTTCAGGCAGGGTCTCTggaaaaattatacataataaattaaacGGAAAGCTGCGGATCTAAAATAGGTACATCCTATTCTATGCCCATAGATTATACAGATTTCCGTCCCTTAGTGTGATGATTTCCGGGATAACTAATATAAACGTGTATCGAGgttgtaaacttttttttgtactcTCAGTTGAATGGTTTCACACGTATGAATGAGAGGTGAAgagttttaaatatttgacatcagataaattaatttatgtatttgtttcgTAATCATACCTATAATGTTCGTGTAAATATCTCCTACATATTTACGTCACACACAAAAGCCGAATGTTTAACAACTACGgccaaaataaagtaataattattattaaagctGAGGATGCATCGAAATTACCAGATCTCACTCTAGGTCAGTTAAACTCAGACAAAAATAATACTCCTTCAATAAAGGCAATTTCCACGACATGTTTAAATACCTGATATCTCGACATTTCCGCCTCGTACCCTTGACCGGCTCTTGTTATTATTAAAGAATACGTTAAAGTTGTGATCGCTCAAACAAGTTTCGtacttacaacaaaaaaccaagAAAACTGTTAATATGTTGAGGTAGTTGCAAAACAAAACTATACCGCGGTGGAACGAATCCGGCTAATTCATACCTAACTAATCGTCACTAGCACTATGACATTTTGTTTTAAGCCTAGGATACGGATCATCCATGTAGCTTGACATACTCTGAAAATCAGTATTTACAACGAGTTAATTTTAGCAACCACACCAACTGTATACCTACCATAGGTACATTAGTGTAAAGTTTGTAAGgtaacttttattataaatgtagGTAGTAGATTATCATTAAGATCCTAATTAGGTAGATTATGTGATAAAAGTCTTTCGGGTACAGTTGCACTGTAAAGGTTTTGACCCAACGCTGCATTTTTCGCAGCTATTTGTAAACAGGAaataggaatttaaaaaaaaaacttttattttggaGCTTTACCGTTAGGTACCGAAAGAAGTAGCGGTGGAGAGATTGTTTACCTACTAAAACTGTGTACCAATCTAAAACATTACTACTTAGCATGGACTACctttaaatatattatcaaaCATTGTTAAAAGGGGTCCatggtttataattataaaaagaaaaaaatcataagaACGGCTACTTACTTTTGAAATCCGTGCCTTCAGGTGTGCAGCGGCCCTTATCCAAGAAGCAATTTATATACGACTTCAGTAGTCTGTCGTTTGTGATCAGCGTCTCCACATCAAAATTGTCGTATTTTGGGTTATATTTGTCGGCGGCATACACCGCGACCAGCAGACAAGCAAACACGATATAGCTCTTCATATTGATTCTGCAATTCAAATTGATCGTTCGATTAATCAAAACAGCTCAATTATATTTTAAAGGGCGTGCGAGACGATTGAAATACCGAATAACAATGAAATCTGCTCGCATAGAACTCATGGACATATACCCGTTCCATGTGTCTTGAATTTTGATTAGTTTGTGATACAAGTTTGATACCAAAGACGAATGAAGGGAACTGAACGCGGAAAGTAAGTACAAAAACGACAGCCAAGCCTCTGGCGAGGCATTTCCTTCACCAAATAGGCAAGTTGTAGGTTGTGTAGATTGCGCTCTGTTCCACTCTAGTTCACAAGAATCACAATATTTCTCAGTAAGATAACATAACCGGCGGTTCGTAAAATGTTCACCCACCTTTTACTCTCAATAGCGTACCCAAAGACTAGCCCAGCAGAAAGCGACAGTGCTTTTATATTGACGACGATAAACCCACTACCTTCACCGGCTTACGGCCCGGCTGGACTAGTAAAAGGTCAATCGATTTTGACCTTTAGTCTTGTATACTTTAGGGTGCGATTTGAACAGCACATTCGAGCAATGGGACCTTTGCAACCAGCATGTTTGCCTCCGTCTCTTACAGCCTATAATCCAAACATACGTGGATTACTGCACGTTACCAGGAAACTTGAGTAACTCATGGTTTTGGTTCTTGCGTCGAAAGGAAAACACAGTTTAAAGGTGTCGATGGTACTTTATATTTACGATCTATTGTCTATGCGTTCTATTTATAGATACCTTTTATATGGAAATAGATACTTGGTCGATACTATGCACTTCTAAATTGTTAAACAATCGATTGTTAATATTTGGTGATCCAAATATAGTCTGattacattaataattaatatgtcAACTGTTAATATGCATGTCAGATACTTTgagattataaattaaataaatacgcgGCAGCGCGCCGCATTGATTAGTCAGATTGAATTTGAATAGAGTTTGAATTTTGACCTGGAGTGCAACGGTCAATATTAAAGATATTTACGATATTCGAGCACCTACGCACTCGTCTTTCGCTCGAATATTCCCAGTATGATAGAGCTCATAATAACGAAAATAAATTTctattttatacctacctatttaggtaCTTTGAAAACCTCCAAGGCTAAACTTCTTTAAGCAATAGCGATCTTCCTTTCAAAGTTCTCGTAGTTCTGGTTGGTAGGATCTATCTTCTTCTTCAGCTCGGCGTGGCTCTCAGGAAGGTCTCGTTTGAAAGCCTCGAAGGTGCGCTTGGCGAAGCGTCGTTGCGACGGCGTGCACTTCGCACAGCCTGTGGCCACTAATTCTGGCAGGACCCCTGAAAATGTGGCTTGTAAGTGTTTGGAttcaacttattttatttagttattattttttatttcatataagTGTTCATATATGGAACACCAACAGCTGTATACAAACTACAATAGAATTATAGAACCAATTACAGGTTGTTGCTGAAAATTTGTGTTATATccgtttttagtgttccgtacaaaacttggTTAGTTGTTAGACTAAGCTTATTTTTGTACTCAAAAGACAGATGGCAactgattaaaataagaaatagtCCACGCGGTCAAGGACAAAGCGACTTGGaaacctttttttaaattaaagtatgAAATCAGTGTCCAATAATAAACTGAACCTACCATAACAATTTGTCTCAATATGTTCATTGAACATTTTATGGCTGATTTGCCCTATTATTTAACTTCCTGAACCATGGAATGGAAATTACAATGTCGATTTTAATATCTTTTGCTACGATGATAAGAAAGAGTCGTCAATATAACCATGTGTGAAAAAAAATGGTTTCAGGTGCGTAGTAGCTTAGCTAAAAAAATGTACTCATACTACAGTTTAATTAGGGTGTTTATACACGAGCTTTACTTAGCTTTACTGCGTACTTAcgtgtattttatatatttaattcaaatcttGTATTTGAATATGGGCCTTAATTTACGCTCAGTGTTTCACCTGTTTATATTTCAAAGATCGGTTAGTATTGCTATTAATAAAtctgttataatacttataatataaattattatgacTGGACTTAGGTTAAGATCTTGGGTACTTACGTTTGAAAACTCTTCCCACTGGGGTACAAGGCCCTTTATCCAAGAAGCATTCCATATATTTCTGCAGAAGCCTGGGGTTTTCAACCAACGTATCAACGTCGAAATAGtcgtattttctattgtaataaTCCTGAGACACGACTGAACAAACAATGAAGCAAAACAAAAACACTCTCATTGTCTCAATCCATTTAAAATTTATATCACTTGCCGAAATTATCCTTATTTCGTAAACCGTTGCAGATGCAAAATATATTTCGCAATGCCCGATCTGATCCTAATGACGTAATGTTTGGAATTACTTCTATATATAACCACCTCATCTCATATTTAATGCATGATTAAATAAAGTGATGCTTCACGTACAAATTCAGCCTTCAATCACAAGATGAGGAAGCGATATGTACATAGATCTAGTAAAACTATATGCTCTTTGTTGATGTCAACACAAAGATGGTTGAGACTGAGGTTTAAAACTTCCTTACTGTTTATGCGTTAGTACAGGAGTATTTTTGGCGTGTGATCTTATTGGCTAACTGTAGAAGGTCTAGCCAATGGGAAAACAGAACGCATGCGTCCGTAAAACGTGAAGCAAATACAAAAAATCTGGTCCAAAAAAAGACCCACTGATGTCATTGACTATCCGGTATACaaaactttaaactctcgcgttttgtatacATACTACACATCAACGTTTGTGTATTGTCGGTCCTTACCTAAGGACGATATACctatatagttattttttagGTAATTATGTAAACAAGCAGTCAATCTTTCTTTCATGGCACTAGTTTGCCGGGCAGACCATGAGGTCCGGTAGGATGCAACCGGGAAAAGCGTTAAAATAAGAAGGGTTATGGCagagttaaattaaattaaaaaaaaattataattatttatttggtagCATACAATTTTTCATAATTGGGCTGGTACCTCTTTTTAAGTATTGTAAATACTTGTATTAAGAGAATACCGCTCTTCCACTGTTGGTAacttacagttagttttttattttattttattatgctattAACATTAGATAACAAGCAATTACAATTAAACATTAGAATTAGAATTACAAAAACAGTAGGTGTCATGccaaatattgatattaaactaaaaactaaaaactgtaTATGCAACAATAGGTACAATTCCAGTTATTTTCTGAACAGTAGTCCAGCGACTAGTATacgaaataggtaagtacttaataataatggtaagaatattttatataataaatatgtgcgcgcgggcgcgggcgtatgtgtatgtgtgtgtgtgtgtgtgtgtgtgtgtttgattgtgtatgtgtgagtgAATGAATTAAATACGATTACATTAGTTTCTAGATATTATTTTCTCTATgtcattataagttttatattttagccattttattattttatttttacactcgAAATTGGAAGAGGAATAAATATCTATATGTTTATTTAAGAAGTTATATAGGTAGGCAGATTGTGTAGTTTGTTGCCTCCTAGCAAATGCAGTTTTTACTGTCGGAATGATCAAAACATTGCTATTTTTTCTGCGTGAGATTTTTGTGTCTGGCTTATAATTGGTATTTTTATGAGTTTTTAGTGTGAGCTGAAGTATGTAGAGTTTTCGTACAGACAATTGGTCACAGATAATATATAGGTCGCTAGTAGGGAATGTGTAGGGTTTGAACAACATAACTTTTAGGAGTGCTCTTTGAGCCCTTTCAAGCTCTAGGAACTTAGTTTTGGTAGCACCGCCCCAAACGGTAATGCAGTAAGCGAGTACTGATTGCGCTAGTGATACATAGATTTGATTTAGGAGTGTTTTAGTGGCTACATGTCTAAGGTTTTTAAAGGTCCAGATAAGTTTACGGGTTCTTGCCATAATGCTTTCAGTGTGTGCATGCCAAGTCAAACGCTGATCAACCATAACACCCAGATATTTTGTACTTTCTACTTTTGTTATAATTGGACAGGAACATTTAGTTTGTGTAGGATTTTCGCAAGTGTGGATCCTTATCGAGAATTGAGAGTCCGGCTGTGTACGTGTATAATTTGAGAAGGCGATATAGTTAGTCTTAGATGTGTTTAAGGTGAGTAGGTTGTTATGTAGCCATCTTGCGATTTTAGCTAGTCCCCGTTCTGCGTGTTGTCGTACCTCTTCCCATGTGTTTCCCGAGAATACAATGGCAGTGTCATCGGCATAAGTAAATATATT
This region includes:
- the LOC134654986 gene encoding ejaculatory bulb-specific protein 3-like isoform X1, coding for MKSYIVFACLLVAVYAADKYNPKYDNFDVETLITNDRLLKSYINCFLDKGRCTPEGTDFKKTLPEAVETTCAKCTEKQKGNIKKVIKAIQTRHPRQWDELVKKNDPTGKYIANFNKFIES
- the LOC134654986 gene encoding ejaculatory bulb-specific protein 3-like isoform X2, with the protein product MRVFLFCFIVCSVVSQDYYNRKYDYFDVDTLVENPRLLQKYMECFLDKGPCTPVGRVFKRVLPELVATGCAKCTPSQRRFAKRTFEAFKRDLPESHAELKKKIDPTNQNYENFERKIAIA